In Rhinoderma darwinii isolate aRhiDar2 chromosome 9, aRhiDar2.hap1, whole genome shotgun sequence, the following are encoded in one genomic region:
- the LOC142660681 gene encoding RNA-binding protein 4B-like isoform X3 encodes MKRLVYDLHLVKMVKLFIGNLPPEATPAELKTLFEQYGKVTECDIITNYGFVHMEDKKSADQAVENLNQYELHSVCINVEHSRGKPKASTKLHVSSLSTDCTGEELREKFEQYGTVLECDIVKDFAFVHMEKAEEALEAIRNLNNHEFKGSAGPIGLRRRFGGLLRSSMFGFLNKMVNKGSVGGVFISIKIFIFMCFFNILLAP; translated from the exons ATGAAGCGGCTCGTATATGATTTACAT CTTGTCAAGATGGTGAAACTTTTTATTGGTAACCTCCCACCTGAGGCGACACCTGCAGAATTGAAGACACTGTTTGAACAGTATGGGAAAGTTACAGAGTGTGACATCATAACAAATTATGGCTTTGTCCATATGGAAGACAAAAAGTCAGCTGATCAGGCAGTTGAAAATCTGAACCAATATGAATTGCATAGCGTCTGCATTAATGTGGAACACAGCAGGGGCAAACCCAAAGCATCAACCAAGCTCCATGTCAGTAGCCTTAGCACTGACTGCACCGGTGAAGAGTTGCGTGAGAAGTTTGAACAATATGGAACGGTCTTGGAATGTGATATTGTGAAGGATTTTGCCTTTGTTCACATGGAGAAAGCAGAGGAAGCACTCGAAGCCATCAGAAATCTAAACAACCATGAATTTAAAG gttctgctggacctattggactacgtcgtagattcggtggactactgcgatcaTCTATGtttggttttttaaataaaatggttaacaagggtagtgtggggggagtttttatttcaataaaaatatttatatttatgtgtttttttaatattttattagcaccttga
- the LOC142660681 gene encoding RNA-binding protein 4B-like isoform X2, with amino-acid sequence MKRLVYDLHLVKMVKLFIGNLPPEATPAELKTLFEQYGKVTECDIITNYGFVHMEDKKSADQAVENLNQYELHSVCINVEHSRGKPKASTKLHVSSLSTDCTGEELREKFEQYGTVLECDIVKDFAFVHMEKAEEALEAIRNLNNHEFKGKIFSTPSWSSVAFAIKSFRPKFKNAHRPNSYFFPNKITQPAKSIGVNSIVLLFF; translated from the exons ATGAAGCGGCTCGTATATGATTTACAT CTTGTCAAGATGGTGAAACTTTTTATTGGTAACCTCCCACCTGAGGCGACACCTGCAGAATTGAAGACACTGTTTGAACAGTATGGGAAAGTTACAGAGTGTGACATCATAACAAATTATGGCTTTGTCCATATGGAAGACAAAAAGTCAGCTGATCAGGCAGTTGAAAATCTGAACCAATATGAATTGCATAGCGTCTGCATTAATGTGGAACACAGCAGGGGCAAACCCAAAGCATCAACCAAGCTCCATGTCAGTAGCCTTAGCACTGACTGCACCGGTGAAGAGTTGCGTGAGAAGTTTGAACAATATGGAACGGTCTTGGAATGTGATATTGTGAAGGATTTTGCCTTTGTTCACATGGAGAAAGCAGAGGAAGCACTCGAAGCCATCAGAAATCTAAACAACCATGAATTTAAAG GTAAGATATTTTCGACTCCGTCGTGGTCTTCAGTCGCGTTTGCAATAAAAAGTTTTCGACCGAAGTTCAAAAATGCGCACCGTCCCAATTCTTATTTTTTTCCAAACAAAATTACACAACCTGCTAAATCTATAGGGGTAAATAGTAtcgtcctcctttttttttag
- the LOC142660681 gene encoding RNA-binding protein 4-like isoform X1 has protein sequence MVKLFIGNLPPEATPAELKTLFEQYGKVTECDIITNYGFVHMEDKKSADQAVENLNQYELHSVCINVEHSRGKPKASTKLHVSSLSTDCTGEELREKFEQYGTVLECDIVKDFAFVHMEKAEEALEAIRNLNNHEFKGKRMHVQLSTSRLRVTPGMGERSQCYRCGKDGHWSGVCPLDQMAQEMDLASPYDHDPYADPYVPMRNAAAAAYADRMYYERERRNLIDYYHHYRIRPSSYDAFMDRRLPLPPPPMSGLPHRKRPESSPYERHMIPPPPPLPNYYARERSPIRRPSATAEGEEFVADRRLAPPMRNTPFDTPRYMRNTYADQSRYY, from the exons ATGGTGAAACTTTTTATTGGTAACCTCCCACCTGAGGCGACACCTGCAGAATTGAAGACACTGTTTGAACAGTATGGGAAAGTTACAGAGTGTGACATCATAACAAATTATGGCTTTGTCCATATGGAAGACAAAAAGTCAGCTGATCAGGCAGTTGAAAATCTGAACCAATATGAATTGCATAGCGTCTGCATTAATGTGGAACACAGCAGGGGCAAACCCAAAGCATCAACCAAGCTCCATGTCAGTAGCCTTAGCACTGACTGCACCGGTGAAGAGTTGCGTGAGAAGTTTGAACAATATGGAACGGTCTTGGAATGTGATATTGTGAAGGATTTTGCCTTTGTTCACATGGAGAAAGCAGAGGAAGCACTCGAAGCCATCAGAAATCTAAACAACCATGAATTTAAAG GCAAACGGATGCACGTTCAGCTCTCGACAAGTCGTCTGCGAGTCACGCCGGGGATGGGAGAACGAAGTCAGTGCTATCGTTGCGGGAAGGATGGCCACTGGTCCGGAGTGTGCCCATTAGACCAAATGGCTCAGGAGATGGATCTGGCGTCGCCCTACGATCATGACCCTTACGCAGATCCTTATGTCCCTATGCGCAATGCGGCGGCTGCTGCCTACGCCGATCGTATGTATTATGAGCGGGAACGCCGGAACCTCATTGACTACTACCATCACTATCGCATTCGCCCCTCATCGTATGATGCCTTTATGGATCGTCGGCTGCCTCTTCCCCCTCCACCAATGTCCGGTCTACCACACCGAAAACGACCGGAGTCCTCTCCATACGAGAGGCATATGATACCACCTCCTCCTCCACTTCCCAACTATTACGCACGAGAGCGGAGCCCAATACGTCGTCCTTCTGCAACCGCCGAGGGGGAGGAATTTGTAGCTGATCGCAGGTTAGCCCCTCCCATGCGAAACACACCCTTCGATACCCCACGATACATGCGGAATACCTACGCTGATCAATCGCGGTATTACTAA